From Camelus dromedarius isolate mCamDro1 chromosome 12, mCamDro1.pat, whole genome shotgun sequence, the proteins below share one genomic window:
- the BATF2 gene encoding basic leucine zipper transcriptional factor ATF-like 2 isoform X2 translates to MQLCGGNGLLSGTDPEELQRQLKKKQKNRAAAQRSRQKHTNKADTLHQHESLEKHNHALRKEIQALQAELAWWSQTLHMHERLCPMDCATCLVPVSPGCWGPAERPPSPVPHEQQGCQEQPGLFQTPVSSPSAQQLSPDPQPHGSLGLLLSPLPSLSLGPTAVTSSSAHLSTSPIQSALPTGSGLLRPSSKLNTLLPSPPAQPTSLQSLRLEHATRGKPEFSPHSPAAALGLGYLQGREHKAASSTADGQGLGVNPSPHPLLAFPLLSSAQVHF, encoded by the exons ATGCAGCTCTGCGGGGGCAATGGGCTGCTGAGCGGGACG GACCCTGAGGAGCTTCAGAGGCAgctgaagaagaaacagaagaaccGGGCGGCTGCGCAGAGAAGCCGGCAGAAGCACACGAACAAGGCGGACACCCTGCACCAG CATGAGTCACTGGAGAAACACAACCACGCCCTGCGGAAGGAGATCCAGGCCCTTCAGGCAGAGCTGGCGTGGTGGAGTCAGACCTTGCACATGCATGAGCGCCTGTGCCCAATGGACTGTGCCACCTGCTTGGTTCCAGTGTCCCCTGGCTGCTGGGGCCCGGCTGAGCGGCCCCCAAGCCCCGTGCCCCATGAACAACAAGGCTGCCAGGAACAGCCAGGCCTGTTCCAGacccctgtctcctctccctcgGCTCAGCAACTCTCTCCAGATCCACAGCCTCACGGTTCCCTTGGcctcctcctgtcccctctgccctcGCTGTCCCTTGGTCCCACTGCGGTCACTTCATCTTCGGCCCACCTGTCCACTAGTCCTATCCAATCTGCCTTGCCCACTGGCTCAGGCCTACTGAGGCCTTCCTCGAAGCTCAAcaccctcctgcccagccccccagcccagccTACCTCTCTACAGTCCCTCAGGCTGGAGCACGCCACCAGGGGGAAGCCGGAGTTCTCACCCCACAGCCCCGCAGCTGCTCTGGGACTGGGCTATCTGCAGGGCAGGGAACATAAGGCTGCTTCCTCAACAGCAGATGGGCAAGGACTGGGTGTGaatcccagcccccaccctctcctggccTTCCCCTTGCTCTCCTCTGCTCAAGTCCACTTCTAA
- the BATF2 gene encoding basic leucine zipper transcriptional factor ATF-like 2 isoform X1, with translation MQLCGGNGLLSGTDPEELQRQLKKKQKNRAAAQRSRQKHTNKADTLHQQHESLEKHNHALRKEIQALQAELAWWSQTLHMHERLCPMDCATCLVPVSPGCWGPAERPPSPVPHEQQGCQEQPGLFQTPVSSPSAQQLSPDPQPHGSLGLLLSPLPSLSLGPTAVTSSSAHLSTSPIQSALPTGSGLLRPSSKLNTLLPSPPAQPTSLQSLRLEHATRGKPEFSPHSPAAALGLGYLQGREHKAASSTADGQGLGVNPSPHPLLAFPLLSSAQVHF, from the exons ATGCAGCTCTGCGGGGGCAATGGGCTGCTGAGCGGGACG GACCCTGAGGAGCTTCAGAGGCAgctgaagaagaaacagaagaaccGGGCGGCTGCGCAGAGAAGCCGGCAGAAGCACACGAACAAGGCGGACACCCTGCACCAG CAGCATGAGTCACTGGAGAAACACAACCACGCCCTGCGGAAGGAGATCCAGGCCCTTCAGGCAGAGCTGGCGTGGTGGAGTCAGACCTTGCACATGCATGAGCGCCTGTGCCCAATGGACTGTGCCACCTGCTTGGTTCCAGTGTCCCCTGGCTGCTGGGGCCCGGCTGAGCGGCCCCCAAGCCCCGTGCCCCATGAACAACAAGGCTGCCAGGAACAGCCAGGCCTGTTCCAGacccctgtctcctctccctcgGCTCAGCAACTCTCTCCAGATCCACAGCCTCACGGTTCCCTTGGcctcctcctgtcccctctgccctcGCTGTCCCTTGGTCCCACTGCGGTCACTTCATCTTCGGCCCACCTGTCCACTAGTCCTATCCAATCTGCCTTGCCCACTGGCTCAGGCCTACTGAGGCCTTCCTCGAAGCTCAAcaccctcctgcccagccccccagcccagccTACCTCTCTACAGTCCCTCAGGCTGGAGCACGCCACCAGGGGGAAGCCGGAGTTCTCACCCCACAGCCCCGCAGCTGCTCTGGGACTGGGCTATCTGCAGGGCAGGGAACATAAGGCTGCTTCCTCAACAGCAGATGGGCAAGGACTGGGTGTGaatcccagcccccaccctctcctggccTTCCCCTTGCTCTCCTCTGCTCAAGTCCACTTCTAA